The genomic stretch taagatgtgtggctgagatttgttctctagttatacacttaagattagttatatcttgatcactatcctttattcatatatatatatatatatatatatatatgtttctGTAAATTAATGAGGAATGGAGAAGATATAGTGAGAACAAATGTAATTAGGAATGAGCTGTAGCTAGAGACCATATCAAGAGAGTTAAATGCCTCTATTTATAGAAAGATACAAAGTCAGGAGTAGAGATGAGTCTTCATTCTATACTAGAAAAGATGcataaattgaattaattttataGACGAAATTTCTCTAGGTACAATTTTATAATCCTATATTATGCGTCAAATTATCGAATGCATTTTCACGACCTCAGTAATTCATATTTTTACTGTAAAAATCATAAAGATATCTATGGAATTATTATTGTATGAAATGattgtaaataaattttattagtcattttttttatatgatgCGAGgggaattatatttttaaaaatctaaacaTTAAATATGGAGTAGTTGAAATCTTAAACCCTCGTCGTGCCTTCCATCGCCAACATCACCGTCCAGCGCTGCCGTTGAAGTCCACAGAGGTTCAACGAATGAGCGCTGCTCTCCAACTCCACTCATTCATTCGATTTCTTCAATCTCcataatctatttttttcataggGATTATTTATTTTGTCTGAATCGGCATTGGCCGGTTTTGGATTTGTCAGGCCTGTGTGCAAACTACAAAATTCAAGTTCAAAATTAGGGCAAAACACCAATTTAGGGCTAATTCAAGCAACAAATTTCAGGTTTAATATGTCGAGTTCCGGCGAACCGAGCAGAAAACGGCCGTTTATAGAGATAGATAAGCCGAGTACGGTATTGTGCACAGTGGTGGCAATGGATAACAAGAATCTCTTTTACagagtgtgtagtgtgtgcgaAAGGACTCTGCCGGATAATCCTGGTAGCTCTTGCAGCTACTGCAATTTCACCAACAGTTTCAATCCTTCTAATTCCAGTTCCAGACGCCTCTTTCGTGTTCTTGTAAGTTGCAAACTATGAAATTTGAATGCTAGAAGGAACATTGGGTGAAAAAATTCAATTGTTTTATGAATTTGGATGTAAATTGTAATAGGAGATTTCGATTTGCAGGTGTCAATAGCTACGGATACGGAGATTTTGGTGGTGATAATGTTCGATAGGGCCGCGAGAGTGTTGTTTGGTTGCTCTGCTG from Salvia splendens isolate huo1 chromosome 15, SspV2, whole genome shotgun sequence encodes the following:
- the LOC121767462 gene encoding uncharacterized protein LOC121767462; its protein translation is MSSSGEPSRKRPFIEIDKPSTVLCTVVAMDNKNLFYRVCSVCERTLPDNPGSSCSYCNFTNSFNPSNSSSRRLFRVLVSIATDTEILVVIMFDRAARVLFGCSADEFFHFAKIHPYASTTASKALEGEILTVTLSKPKNGNAQHLRVVSVIPMRSDFQPAIHTLRELYPP